The Sesamum indicum cultivar Zhongzhi No. 13 linkage group LG2, S_indicum_v1.0, whole genome shotgun sequence genome contains a region encoding:
- the LOC105176586 gene encoding multifunctional methyltransferase subunit TRM112-like protein At1g22270 codes for MRLLTHNMLSSNIKGVTNGFPLRIEVEKVVEKEVDLNMDFLRNMFAKIEWKALVEASRTMGYSELPDDAESSMLDSDEFLRKFHHALLELHLEEGALVCPETGRKFPVNKGIPNMLLHEDEV; via the coding sequence atgAGGCTTCTAACTCATAATATGCTTTCATCGAATATTAAAGGCGTGACTAATGGTTTCCCACTACGGATTGAGGTGGAGAAAGTGGTGGAAAAGGAGGTGGATTTGAACATGGACTTTCTCAGAAACATGTTTGCTAAGATCGAATGGAAGGCGTTGGTGGAGGCCTCTAGAACAATGGGCTACTCTGAGCTACCAGACGATGCTGAATCCTCCATGCTCGACTCTGATGAGTTTCTTCGCAAGTTCCACCATGCTCTGCTTGAGCTCCATCTTGAGGAGGGTGCATTGGTTTGTCCTGAGACAGGGCGTAAGTTTCCCGTCAACAAAGGGATACCAAATATGCTGCTTCATGAAGATGAGGTCTGA
- the LOC105176601 gene encoding uncharacterized protein LOC105176601, giving the protein MAKSRNPRKHTKEKQHHHSQKQEKPHSWAAVRSLFTCKYLQVQQQQQQQQQQQEEFQKQKKQEQKQKQKLKEEEETVSSRQKCKKQMKLEGKKEQSLEEMNKKCKKMKCSGSLCSNTKVMQKPELSSPEEQKKRALISSTTESDASNRSIKTATTLSDLNGGAVVSNSSSSSSSSFTVPSASPSISGSFRNMPFRKLSGCYECRMVVDPVLGMTRDPSLRTTICSCPECGEIFMKPENLELHQAVRHAVSELGPEDTSKNIVEIIFQSSWLKKQAPVCKIDRILKVQNTPKTISKFEEYRDAIKAKATRLPKKHPRCLADGNELLRFHCTTLMCSLGLNGSSNLCNSIPNCILTTATSGKAHDSCSVALDEGKRAMLVCRVIAGRVKKNPEGNMEDYDSVAGAAGVYSNLDELYIDCTAKPVSEGSLTEQLDGEVYAWFLNT; this is encoded by the exons ATGGCCAAAAGCAGAAATCCCAGAAAGCACACCAAAGAGAAACAACACCACCATTCTCAGAAACAGGAGAAACCTCATTCATGGGCAGCTGTGAGAAGCCTCTTCACTTGCAAGTACCTCCAAgtacagcagcagcagcagcagcagcagcagcagcaggaAGAGTTCCAGAAGCAGAAAAAGCAAGAACAGAAGCAGAAGCAGAAGctgaaagaagaagaggagacAGTTTCAAGCAGGCAGAAATGCAAGAAACAGATGAAACTAGAAGGGAAGAAAGAGCAAAGTCTTGAGGAGATGAACAAGAAGTGCAAGAAAATGAAGTGCTCAGGCTCACTTTGCAGCAACACAAAAGTCATGCAGAAGCCTGAGCTTTCATCTCCTGAAGAACAGAAGAAGAGGGCTCTAATTTCCAGCACTACTGAAAGTGATGCTTCCAATAGATCCATCAAGACTGCTACTACTTTAAGTGATCTCAATGGTGGTGCAGTGGTTTCCaattcttcctcttcctcctcatcTTCATTCACCGTGCCCTCTGCTTCTCCTTCCATTTCTGGATCTTTCCGAAATATGCCTTTCAGGAAACTCTCAGGCTGCTATGAGTGTAGAATGGTGGTGGATCCTGTTCTTGGAATGACAAGAGATCCTTCTTTGAGGACTACTATTTGTTCTTGCCCTGAATGTGGTGAAATCTTCATGAAACCTGAGAATCTGGAGCTTCATCAGGCTGTCAGGCATGCTG TATCTGAATTGGGCCCTGAAGACACAAGCAAGAACATCGTGGAAATCATATTCCAGTCAAGCTGGCTCAAGAAACAGGCCCCAGTTTGCAAAATAGACCGCATACTAAAAGTCCAAAATACTCCCAAAACCATCTCAAAATTTGAGGAGTACAGGGACGCCATCAAGGCCAAAGCCACCAGGCTGCCCAAGAAACACCCCCGCTGCCTCGCTGACGGCAATGAACTCCTCAGGTTCCACTGCACCACCTTGATGTGCTCACTAGGCCTAAATGGCTCATCCAACTTGTGCAACTCCATTCCAAACT GTATATTAACAACTGCAACAAGTGGAAAAGCTCATGATAGCTGTAGTGTGGCATTGGATGAGGGGAAGAGGGCTATGCTGGTTTGCCGGGTGATTGCCGGACGAGTCAAGAAGAACCCGGAAGGCAATATGGAGGATTATGACTCGGTGGCCGGAGCTGCCGGAGTTTACTCTAATTTGGATGAATT GTATATTGACTGCACCGCTAAGCCTGTCTCTGAGGGTTCTCTTACAGAACAGCTTGATGGCGAGGTTTACGCCTGGTTTCTGAACACTTGA
- the LOC105176593 gene encoding synaptonemal complex protein 1-like: MSRLVRLSGIKSLEQFRSSPGSSSGVANAKMLSSSSLAPSDSFSYGSFANLTLTAEKLLKEQVSARNDLELANSKLTKMTEQIHVLEEKLQNAFNENAKLKVKQKEDEKLWEGLESKFSSTKTLCGQLTETLQLLNVQVQHAEKDKAFFEDKFSATSIALDKLHEHMKSMSLRLDSSEETIKTREAELMELALAKEKMESCFRNEQNRTAHVIEEKDAMIKQLEEDVAANKVAVQSLTSKMEKLHFEMRVKEDDMQQLSISQEKLETENKDLLSSKNDFANRLEMALKEIEKLEDFVNILVLKFTELENQSLTFSEKVMQLSSLFDSCLSLAQQERDLVSKNAKLKLDQMHNHCTCVISEKNALQLINHELNNKVLELQKEQEFAMVQHAEECRLAEEKLRKLESESETLVSKQTEMQALIVKLEDELRISSENSTLSDKKLQDLLLKLSDLENESKGLIDGLKADVLKKQDEIDFLHKEVKKSEENIDSLQKRVVELENTLEEKAQLAMELKTREKQLEDQKAEIMASVAETESKLEEAKKQHDHMLESKHLELSKHLKEISQRNDQAISDIRRKYEVEKQEILNFEKEKADKVIQDKEKEYEQKIEEYKEESRQHLLQVQEEHAALISNIQQQHANKETNLIFKHTEELKLTQLQAETELREKTKLLRSEHEAQLRALRCEHEDECRRLQEELDMQKAKEERQRALLQLQWKVMGDNPQEDQEVNSKKNYSISSSKMKNKDGSKRIQHALDRTEVEEKDSPYLKATETPVSNLLKKVENVNSLPKHSRKVTHHEYEIETSNGRTITKRRKTKSTVMFGDPRKHRKKDTPKARTPKNVIQASGARPNPSNIGDLFTEGSLNPYADDPYAFD; encoded by the exons ATGAGTAGACTTGTGCGACTGTCAGGCATAAAAAGCCTGGAGCAGTTTAGATCTTCGCCTGGATCTAGTTCAGGAGTTGCGAATGCAAAAATGCTTTCAAGCTCTTCTCTCGCGCCTTCAGACTCGTTTTCTTATGGAAGCTTTGCTAATCTGACGCTTACTGCAG AGAAATTACTCAAGGAGCAAGTTTCTGCAAGAAATGACCTCGAATTGGCG AACTCTAAGCTCACGAAAATGACAGAGCAAATTCATGTACTGGAAGAGAAATTGCAGAATGCATTCAATGAAAATGCAAAGCTTAAAGTGAAGCAGAAAGAAGATGAGAAACTATGGGAAGGACTTGAATCTAAGTTCTCTTCAACAAAGACGCTCTGTGGTCAACTTACAGAAACTTTACAGCTATTAAATGTTCAGGTTCAGCATG CTGAAAAAGATAAGGCGTTTTTTGAAGATAAATTTTCTGCAACATCGATTGCTCTTGATAAATTGCACGAGCATATGAAGTCTATGTCCTTGAGGTTGGACTCATCAGAAGAAACAATTAAAACTC GTGAGGCGGAGCTTATGGAACTTGCCCTTGCAAAGGAAAAAATGGAGTCATGTTTCAGAAATGAACAGAATAGAACTGCTCACGTGATTGAGGAGAAAG ATGCTATGATAAAACAATTGGAAGAAGATGTCGCAGCAAACAAAGTGGCCGTGCAGAGTTTGACATCTAAGATGGAAAAGTTGCACTTTGAAATGAGAGTAAAAGAAGATGATATGCAACAATTGAGTATCTCCCAGGAAAAATTGGAGACTGAAAACAAGGATCTGTTATCTAGCAAAAATGATTTCGCTAACAGATTGGAAATGGCACTCAAGGAGATAGAAAAGCTTGAGGATTTTGTTAACATACTGGTTCTGAAGTTCACTGAACTGGAGAATCAAAGCCTgacattttctgaaaaagtCATGCAGCTTAGTTCTTTATTTGATTCATGTCTTAGTCTGGCACAGCAGGAGAGAGACCTTGTTTCTAAGAATGCTAAACTAAAGCTTGATCAGATGCACAACCATTGTACATGTGTTATATCCGAGAAAAATGCTTTACAGTTGATTAATCATGAATTAAACAATAAAGTTCTTGAACTTCAGAAAGAACAGGAATTTGCGATGGTGCAGCACGCAGAAGAATGCCGGTTAGCAGAAGAGAAACTTCGGAAATTGGAGTCTGAATCAGAAACTCTTGTTTCTAAGCAGACTGAAATGCAAGCTTTGATAGTCAAATTGGAGGATGAGCTCAGAATTTCATCAGAAAACTCAACATTATCtgataaaaaattg CAAGATTTATTGCTGAAACTTTCTGACTTAGAGAATGAGAGCAAAGGTCTTATAGATGGGCTAAAAGCAGATGTCCTGAAAAAGCAAgatgaaattgattttttgcaCAAGGAGGTTAAGAAAAGTGAAGAAAACATAGACTCACTTCAGAAAAGAGTCGTTGAGCTTGAGAATACACTAGAGGAGAAGGCTCAGCTTGCCATGGAACTCAAGACCAGAGAAAAACAGTTGGAAGATCAGAAAGCTGAG ATTATGGCATCAGTGGCTGAAACTGAAAGTAAACTTGAGGAAGCCAAGAAGCAACATGATCACATGTTAGAGAGCAAACACTTAGAACTGTCAAAgcatttgaaagaaatatctCAGAGAAATGATCAG GCCATTAGTGATATAAGAAGGAAGTATGAGGTGGAGAAGCAGGAGATTCTTAATTTTGAGAAGGAAAAG GCAGATAAAGTTATCCAagacaaggaaaaagaatatgagCAGAAGATTGAAGAATACAAAGAAGAATCTCGGCAACATTTGCTGCAGGTGCAGGAAGAACATGCTGCACTG ATTAGCAACATTCAGCAGCAACATGCAAACAAAGAAACGAACCTCATATTTAAGCACACTGAAGAACTAAAACTCACTCAACTTCAAGCTGAAACTGAACTAAGAGAG aaaacaaaattacttAGGTCTGAGCATGAGGCTCAGCTAAGAGCTTTGAGGTGTGAGCATGAAGATGAGTGCAGAAGACTGCAGGAGGAATTGGATATGCAAAAGGCCAAG GAAGAGAGGCAGAGGGCCTTGCTACAGCTGCAGTGGAAAGTAATGGGTGACAATCCACAAGAGGACCAAGAAGTAAATTCGAAAAAG AACTACTCTATTTCGTCCTCTaagatgaaaaacaaagatggCAGCAAAAGAATTCAGCATGCTCTTGACAGAACAGAGGTCGAGGAAAAG GATTCCCCTTACCTGAAAGCCACTGAAACTCCAGTTTCAAACTTGTTGAAGAAGGTTGAGAATGTGAATAGTCTGCCCAAGCATAGCAGGAAG GTGACTCACCACGAATATGAAATTGAAACCTCGAATGGCAGAACAATCACCAAGCGAAGGAAAACTAAAAGTACAGTCATGTTTGGG GACCCAAGGAAGCACAGGAAGAAGGACACACCAAAAGCCAGGACTCCCAAAAATGTTATCCAGGCGA GTGGAGCCCGTCCAAATCCATCTAACATAGGTGATCTGTTCACGGAAGGATCTCTGAACCCATATGCAGATGATCCCTATGCATTTGACTAG
- the LOC105176610 gene encoding uncharacterized protein At1g04910-like — translation MQTLNPSCMASTYATEPTTNSCRRRLHLHCKHRRRGVFCFFFTGIFHERYLIFLTVLYIMGLVTCAGPLLTILHPPPPPLPGSFYRSQELFLKLWPEIQSDNASTVELDNLWRYRRKLKEQRPCLNASAHWQPVSPGLQRYLVVEANGGLNQQRSSICNAVAVAGLLNATLVIPRFDLHNVWKDPSEFADIYDEDHFISSLKGFVMVVHDLPDELMESYNFSIRNIPSLRVQAWASPRYYLDEVYPVLQETRVIRISPFANRLSMGVPPHIQYLRCLANYKALRFSSTIMNLAKKIVNRMTDKSLHSGGKYVSVHLRFEEDMVAFSCCVYDGGEKEKAEMDAIREKGWGKKFMRENRIIEPGLNRLNGRCPMTPVEVGMMLRGMGFSNSTPIYLASGKIYKEERYLEPLRQMFPLLQTKESLATADELALIQEFSSRLAALDYMVCLSSEVFVTTQGGNFPHFLMGHRRFLYNGHAKTIMPDKTKLAVLLQNTSISWDAFKDEMESMLAESDRKSIMVPRVKKSTRKGSVYLNPLPECRCLWESQHSSPSDVF, via the exons ATGCAGACACTAAATCCATCTTGCATGGCCTCAACGTACGCCACAGAGCCCACAACCAACAGTTGCCGCCGGAGGCTTCACCTCCACTGTAAACACCGGCGTCGTGGGGTCTTCTGCTTCTTCTTTACCGGAATTTTCCACGAAAGGTACCTTATCTTCTTGACAGTTCTCTACATTATGGGGCTGGTCACCTGTGCGGGGCCCTTGTTAACCATCCTGCACCCTCCTCCACCGCCGCTTCCCGGATCATTCTACCGCAGCCAAGAGCTGTTTCTGAAGCTATGGCCTGAAATTCAGTCGGATAATGCTTCTACTGTTGAG TTGGACAATCTCTGGAGATACAGAAGAAAGCTAAAAGAGCAAAGACCCTGCCTGAATGCTAGTGCTCATTGGCAACCTG TCTCCCCAGGGCTCCAGCGCTATCTGGTTGTAGAGGCTAATGGTGGTCTTAACCAACAACGGTCATCG ATTTGCAATGCTGTGGCTGTGGCTGGACTGCTGAATGCTACTCTTGTTATCCCTCGCTTTGATCTTCATAATGTTTGGAAGGATCCAAG TGAGTTTGCTGATATTTATGATGAGGATCATTTTATTTCCTCCCTGAAAGGTTTTGTTATGGTGGTTCATGATCTGCCGGATGAATTGATGGAGAGCTATAATTTCAGCATTAGGAATATCCCAAGTCTTAGAGTCCAAGCTTGGGCATCTCCTCGTTATTACTTGGATGAAGTTTATCCCGTCTTGCAAGAAACAAG GGTTATTCGCATTTCTCCCTTTGCTAACAGATTGTCAATGGGCGTTCCACCACATATCCAATATTTAAGATGCCTGGCAAACTATAAAGCTTTGAGGTTCTCTTCAACCATAATGAATCTTGCCAAAAAGATAGTCAATCGAATGACTGATAAGAGCTTGCATTCTGGGGGAAAGTATGTTTCAGTTCATCTCCGATTCGAAGAG GACATGGTGGCTTTCTCGTGCTGTGTGTATGATGGtggagagaaggaaaaagCTGAAATGGATGCAATACGTGAAAAAGGGTGGGGAAAAAAATTCATGCGTGAAAATCGAATCATTGAACCGGGTCTTAACCGTCTTAATGGAAGGTGCCCAATGACCCCAGTGGAG GTTGGTATGATGTTAAGAGGTATGGGATTTTCCAACAGTACACCCATTTATTTGGCTTCTGGTAAAATCTACAAGGAGGAGAGGTATTTAGAACCTCTTCGGCAGATGTTCCCTCTCCTACAGACAAAAGAGTCACTTGCTACTGCTgatgaacttgctttaatccAG GAGTTTTCTTCAAGGTTAGCTGCTTTGGACTACATGGTATGCTTGTCTAGTGAAGTATTTGTGACCACTCAAGGAGGAAATTTCCCCCATTTTCTGATGGGTCACAGAAGATTCCTGTACAATGGACATGCTAAAACTATCATGCCTGACAAAACCAAGCTTGCAGTCTTGTTGCAGAATACAAGCATAAG TTGGGATGCTTTCAAAGACGAGATGGAGTCGATGCTAGCTGAAAGTGACCGCAAGAGTATAATGGTGCCTAGAGTTAAGAAGTCAACAAGAAAGGGTTCTGTATATTTGAACCCTTTGCCAGAATGCAGGTGCCTGTGGGAGTCACAGCACTCCTCTCCATCAGATGTTTTCTAA